From the Desulfovibrio sp. JY genome, one window contains:
- a CDS encoding efflux RND transporter periplasmic adaptor subunit encodes MKKCVLLLVLGAVLLLGAVPLLKEESHPSRRAAATLSVTVVRPRQGSIAETISATGVTVPREELQVTSMLSGVKVLEILAEVGSRVKKNQKLAVLDSDSLKTKLRSSKALMNARAMLFSVWMKLRIPGQSVNSL; translated from the coding sequence ATGAAAAAATGCGTCCTCCTGTTAGTCCTTGGTGCAGTACTGCTTTTGGGTGCTGTCCCATTGCTTAAAGAAGAAAGCCATCCTTCGCGGAGAGCCGCAGCCACACTGAGCGTCACTGTTGTCAGACCACGGCAAGGCAGTATTGCCGAAACAATTTCGGCGACAGGCGTAACCGTTCCCCGCGAAGAGCTACAGGTCACGTCCATGCTTTCCGGCGTCAAGGTTCTCGAAATTTTGGCTGAAGTGGGGAGTCGCGTCAAAAAAAACCAAAAATTGGCGGTTCTGGATAGCGATTCCCTAAAAACCAAGTTGCGCAGCTCAAAAGCACTTATGAATGCGCGCGCGATGCTTTTCTCCGTGTGGATGAAATTAAGGATACCGGGGCAGTCAGTAAACAGCTTGTGA
- a CDS encoding transcriptional regulator, with the protein MVEKLFHYIEDMSIILGKTPASIYGHLARKQFDAVPQPIKLGRRLAWPVKFVDEWINEKATRANEKARAQRNHTTLPIKRRGRPRKSERKNGDAQ; encoded by the coding sequence ATGGTCGAAAAACTGTTTCACTACATCGAAGACATGTCCATCATTCTTGGGAAAACCCCAGCATCAATCTACGGGCACCTCGCGCGCAAGCAGTTTGACGCTGTTCCGCAACCTATAAAGTTGGGTCGCCGCCTGGCTTGGCCGGTGAAGTTCGTTGACGAATGGATCAATGAGAAGGCCACCCGAGCCAACGAAAAAGCAAGGGCTCAACGCAACCACACAACGCTTCCCATCAAGCGGCGCGGACGGCCGCGAAAATCAGAACGTAAAAATGGGGATGCGCAATGA
- a CDS encoding type II toxin-antitoxin system MqsR family toxin — protein MEKRKPTYDLGSFQDAARRGDIAVTKTAAQAAHHLGFDYDGMMSVVESMERRHFYKSMTAYADSTAWQDVYHVPSVAGILYVKFMAGRISAFDLLSFKEK, from the coding sequence ATGGAAAAGAGAAAACCGACATACGACCTGGGCTCTTTCCAGGATGCGGCGAGAAGAGGCGACATCGCCGTGACGAAAACCGCCGCCCAGGCTGCCCACCACCTCGGCTTCGATTACGACGGCATGATGTCGGTTGTTGAGAGCATGGAACGCAGGCACTTTTACAAGTCCATGACCGCCTATGCGGACAGCACGGCGTGGCAGGACGTATATCATGTGCCTTCAGTCGCTGGGATTTTATATGTAAAATTTATGGCTGGACGGATTTCGGCCTTTGATCTTCTCTCTTTCAAGGAGAAATAG
- a CDS encoding type II toxin-antitoxin system MqsA family antitoxin, whose amino-acid sequence MEVNPVCHEDGTEMVRDVRSVEFSYKGQTMTVAMPGWYCPKCGEGLYTRADMKVSDRALNAMKAKCEGLLDGPQIKRIRKKLGLTQAAAGDLIGGGPKAFTKYEKGDALTSRAVTNLLKVLDALPDALTILRENQDRPSC is encoded by the coding sequence ATGGAAGTCAATCCAGTGTGTCACGAGGACGGAACCGAAATGGTTCGTGACGTGAGGTCAGTGGAATTCTCCTACAAAGGGCAGACCATGACTGTTGCCATGCCCGGATGGTATTGCCCGAAATGCGGAGAAGGTCTCTATACTCGTGCGGACATGAAGGTGTCCGATCGGGCATTAAACGCCATGAAGGCGAAGTGTGAAGGCCTGTTGGATGGCCCGCAGATAAAGCGCATCCGGAAGAAACTCGGGCTGACGCAGGCGGCGGCAGGGGACCTCATCGGCGGCGGACCGAAAGCTTTTACCAAGTACGAGAAGGGGGACGCCCTGACCAGTCGGGCCGTGACCAATCTTTTGAAGGTGCTTGACGCCTTGCCTGACGCGTTAACCATCCTTCGGGAAAATCAGGACCGCCCTTCCTGCTGA
- a CDS encoding DUF3987 domain-containing protein — translation MNGAIRGLPRTQPKIISASIDDPDDLTLKEWPQFSFDACPGILGEFVRLATRDSEADPAAVCITALVRFGAEVYGYAPNRGPHIYVGETVHPPRIFAVICGNSSKARKGTSRHPVTKLFGREHCLPADLKAWGVPLPARESGGPLSTGEGLAHQVRDESDEERERKQRQNPAEPLREKGDKRLVIIDEEFASALTCTKCEGNTVSMGMRCFWDSGDYAPLTKNNPVLVSGAHISIITHITMQELAVCLGEVQTVNGFGNRFLWICARRSKLVALPSRMPDAELAPLQRELWRRVGQAQQRGVMTMTANALELWKHIYPELSQEHTGLAGSIINRAEAQTLRLALLYALLDARGEIEEPHLQAALAMWRYAQDSALYIFGDRATDPLEDKILEALKAGPLSATELSNALSRHVPRDRLKPLLQQLEAQQRITITKLKNVGRPKIILSLRELSEKSELCELSENRRTLA, via the coding sequence ATGAACGGCGCAATCCGGGGGCTGCCACGGACTCAGCCAAAGATCATCAGTGCATCAATCGATGATCCAGACGACCTTACCCTCAAGGAATGGCCCCAATTCTCGTTTGACGCTTGTCCGGGCATCCTGGGCGAATTTGTGCGGTTGGCGACACGCGACAGCGAAGCCGACCCGGCGGCGGTCTGCATCACCGCGTTGGTGCGCTTCGGAGCGGAGGTCTACGGCTACGCTCCCAACCGAGGACCGCACATCTATGTGGGCGAAACCGTCCACCCGCCGCGAATCTTTGCCGTCATCTGCGGCAATTCCAGCAAGGCCCGCAAAGGGACCTCCCGACATCCCGTGACGAAGCTTTTTGGACGGGAACACTGCCTGCCCGCCGACCTGAAGGCATGGGGCGTCCCTTTGCCTGCCCGGGAAAGCGGCGGCCCGCTCTCCACGGGAGAAGGGCTGGCCCATCAGGTACGCGACGAAAGCGATGAGGAGCGGGAGCGGAAGCAACGCCAGAATCCCGCCGAGCCACTCCGCGAAAAGGGAGACAAAAGGCTTGTGATCATCGACGAGGAGTTTGCCAGCGCCCTTACCTGCACCAAGTGCGAAGGCAATACGGTCTCCATGGGCATGCGTTGCTTCTGGGACTCAGGCGATTACGCCCCGCTGACCAAGAACAACCCCGTGCTGGTCAGTGGCGCGCACATCAGCATCATCACCCACATCACCATGCAGGAGCTCGCCGTGTGCCTGGGCGAGGTCCAGACCGTGAATGGTTTCGGCAACCGGTTCCTCTGGATATGCGCCCGGCGCTCGAAACTGGTTGCCCTGCCTTCACGGATGCCGGACGCAGAGCTTGCGCCCTTGCAGCGTGAGCTCTGGCGGCGCGTGGGGCAGGCGCAGCAACGCGGGGTCATGACCATGACGGCGAATGCCTTGGAGCTCTGGAAGCACATCTACCCGGAGCTCTCCCAGGAGCACACAGGCTTGGCCGGGAGCATTATCAACCGGGCCGAAGCCCAGACCCTCCGTCTGGCACTCCTCTATGCCCTTTTGGACGCCCGGGGGGAAATCGAGGAACCCCACTTGCAAGCGGCCCTTGCCATGTGGCGCTATGCCCAGGACTCGGCGTTGTACATCTTCGGAGATCGGGCGACAGACCCGCTGGAGGATAAAATCCTGGAGGCGCTCAAGGCCGGCCCGCTCTCGGCGACCGAGCTGAGCAACGCCCTCAGCAGACATGTCCCCCGCGACCGCCTCAAACCCCTTCTGCAGCAGCTTGAAGCGCAACAGCGCATCACCATTACCAAACTGAAGAACGTAGGCCGTCCCAAGATCATCCTGTCCCTGCGCGAATTAAGCGAAAAAAGCGAATTATGCGAATTAAGCGAAAATAGGCGGACTCTCGCATGA
- the mobC gene encoding plasmid mobilization relaxosome protein MobC — MGNNTESRTAWIKLRVTPTEKETITAKAKAQGQTVTDFIRQRALDYRLRKTPLEKEHVRQVARVGANLNQLARWANTYKSRAEAIRVLAALLSFERTLKRDADPGEGDRQEPFSSMESKSSRETPCT, encoded by the coding sequence ATGGGGAATAATACTGAGAGCCGCACGGCCTGGATCAAGCTTCGCGTCACCCCGACGGAGAAGGAAACGATCACGGCCAAGGCGAAGGCTCAAGGTCAGACCGTGACGGATTTCATCCGCCAACGCGCTCTGGACTATCGCCTGCGCAAAACGCCCTTGGAGAAGGAGCACGTCCGCCAGGTCGCCCGGGTTGGAGCGAACCTGAATCAGCTGGCCAGGTGGGCCAACACGTACAAAAGCCGAGCGGAGGCCATACGCGTGTTGGCAGCCCTTTTAAGCTTCGAGAGGACACTCAAGCGAGACGCTGACCCTGGAGAGGGTGACCGGCAAGAACCATTTTCCTCTATGGAGTCAAAAAGCTCCAGGGAGACGCCATGTACATGA
- a CDS encoding efflux RND transporter permease subunit, with protein sequence MSEYRSKSFSTWAIRNPIPSIVLFLILTVAGLVAYVKMPVNNMPALVVPMVNVHILQPGATATEMEMQITRKVESALAALQGVKHITSTISEGVSLSSVEFLLGTGVDRAVNDTRDAIANIRDRLPKSILEPQVQRMDMDGGAILVYTLEAPEMRPEEASWFIDDFLSRELMGVGGVASVQRQGGMNHEITLTLDPAKLMALGVSAADISRALAQTNVDLPGGRITLSGTEYALRTQGNVKTVELLRETRLALTNGHALRLGDVGTVTDGGAQARTVTKLDGKPVVTFQIFRSKGASEVDVARKVEAKLAEISAKRSDVHFRPIFSLVTFTENSFQATLSNFAEGAALTILIVFLFLRDKRATLIAATAIPLSILPTFLVMYWLGFSLNTVSLLAISLVTGVLVDDAIVEIENIHRHMRKGHSPYDAAIIAADEIGLAVIATTLVICAVFVPVSFMPGISGQFFIQFGLTVAIASFFSLLVARLLTPMLAAHLLETPVHRDAPPSQWLLRYHRLVNWTLDHRLQTMGLAFLSMVFAFGMIPFLSRDFIPYEDFSQSRLTLELPHGATLGQVDSAAQRAVAILKKQPEIEYVLTNIGSNSTKMGGVDGPNATSGSGINVATLDVKLVPPDKRTLDQRALEARLLPELQALPDMRINFEKSSGEKDISITLVSDNGEALTKTAEALEREMRTIPEMHSISTTASLTQPEIIITPNFAKAAQLGISVQAISEAINIGTIGDIEANLAMFNYGNRQIPIRVSLPKDSHQSIDMLKNLKLPTAQGGNVPLSAVASITFGRGPTTIQRYDRQRRIALEANLKGIALGAALDKIHALAAMKEMPANVTIQQSGDAEMMEELFASFGLAIGTGLLMVYAIQVLLYKDWIQPFTRMAALPLSISGAFVLLFITGTDFSMPVLIGMLMLMGIADKNSILLVDCMLELMKKDHPRRDAIVEACMMRVRPILMTSFAMCAGMLPIALQLGLDTAFRTPMAIVVIGGLISSTVLSLVFVPVMFSYVRDFENWLRPKAKIVVSPTNNAADSISERRLA encoded by the coding sequence ATGTCCGAATATCGCAGCAAGAGCTTTTCCACCTGGGCCATTCGAAATCCCATTCCGTCGATTGTGCTTTTTCTCATCCTGACTGTAGCGGGGCTGGTCGCCTACGTGAAGATGCCGGTCAATAACATGCCTGCGTTGGTTGTTCCGATGGTGAACGTCCATATCCTCCAGCCAGGAGCCACAGCCACGGAAATGGAAATGCAAATTACCAGGAAAGTGGAAAGTGCGCTTGCCGCATTACAAGGAGTTAAGCATATAACCTCCACTATTTCTGAAGGAGTGTCGCTTAGTTCCGTTGAATTCCTTCTGGGGACGGGAGTTGACCGTGCGGTCAATGATACCCGCGATGCGATTGCCAATATTCGCGACCGGCTCCCGAAATCGATTTTGGAGCCGCAAGTGCAGCGGATGGACATGGATGGTGGGGCAATCCTGGTGTATACGCTTGAAGCTCCCGAAATGCGCCCCGAAGAAGCAAGTTGGTTTATTGACGATTTCCTGAGCCGCGAGCTGATGGGCGTTGGCGGCGTGGCCAGCGTGCAGCGGCAGGGAGGCATGAATCACGAGATAACCCTCACCCTTGACCCTGCCAAACTCATGGCGCTGGGCGTTTCCGCGGCGGATATCAGTCGGGCCTTGGCGCAAACCAATGTGGATTTACCGGGCGGGCGCATCACCCTCTCCGGCACGGAATACGCCTTGCGGACTCAGGGAAATGTCAAAACCGTTGAACTCCTGAGAGAAACGCGCTTGGCGCTGACGAACGGGCATGCTCTGCGACTGGGCGATGTCGGCACAGTGACTGACGGGGGGGCGCAAGCGCGTACGGTCACCAAGTTGGACGGAAAACCTGTCGTCACCTTCCAGATTTTCCGAAGCAAGGGCGCCAGCGAGGTCGATGTGGCCCGCAAGGTGGAAGCGAAGCTCGCCGAAATCTCGGCTAAGCGTAGCGACGTGCACTTTCGCCCGATTTTCTCGCTTGTGACCTTCACCGAAAACAGCTTTCAGGCCACGCTTTCGAATTTCGCGGAGGGCGCCGCGCTGACGATCCTGATTGTCTTTCTTTTCTTGCGCGACAAACGGGCCACGCTGATTGCGGCAACAGCCATCCCGCTGTCCATTCTCCCCACTTTCCTGGTCATGTATTGGCTGGGATTTTCGCTGAACACCGTGAGCCTGCTGGCAATCTCACTGGTCACCGGAGTCCTCGTGGATGATGCCATCGTGGAGATTGAGAACATCCATCGGCACATGCGCAAAGGCCACAGTCCCTACGACGCGGCCATCATAGCCGCCGATGAAATCGGCCTTGCCGTGATCGCCACCACTCTCGTGATATGCGCCGTGTTCGTACCGGTGAGTTTCATGCCCGGAATATCCGGGCAGTTTTTTATCCAGTTTGGCCTTACCGTGGCGATCGCCTCGTTTTTTTCCTTGCTGGTCGCACGGCTGCTCACGCCGATGCTTGCCGCCCATCTTCTTGAGACGCCTGTGCACCGTGACGCACCGCCCAGTCAGTGGCTGCTGCGGTATCATCGCCTTGTCAACTGGACGCTGGACCACCGACTTCAAACGATGGGACTCGCTTTTCTGAGCATGGTATTCGCTTTCGGGATGATTCCATTTCTGTCGCGGGATTTTATTCCCTATGAGGATTTCTCCCAATCCCGTCTGACGCTGGAATTGCCCCATGGCGCTACGCTTGGACAAGTCGATTCCGCCGCGCAGCGTGCGGTGGCAATACTGAAGAAACAGCCCGAGATCGAATATGTTTTAACCAACATCGGGAGTAATTCTACCAAGATGGGTGGGGTTGACGGCCCGAATGCCACGAGCGGTAGCGGCATTAATGTGGCAACGCTCGACGTGAAGCTTGTGCCGCCTGACAAGCGCACCCTCGATCAACGCGCACTTGAGGCGCGTCTTCTGCCAGAGTTGCAAGCCCTACCCGACATGCGGATTAATTTTGAGAAGTCGTCAGGAGAAAAGGATATATCTATTACACTGGTAAGTGACAACGGCGAGGCCCTTACCAAGACTGCCGAGGCTTTGGAGCGTGAAATGCGAACAATTCCCGAGATGCACAGCATCAGCACAACCGCAAGCCTGACGCAGCCGGAAATCATAATTACGCCCAATTTTGCCAAGGCCGCACAACTTGGCATCTCCGTGCAGGCCATCAGTGAGGCCATTAATATCGGCACCATCGGTGATATCGAGGCGAATCTTGCCATGTTCAATTATGGCAACCGGCAAATTCCCATCCGCGTAAGCCTGCCCAAAGACTCCCATCAATCCATAGATATGCTCAAGAACTTAAAATTACCGACTGCTCAAGGTGGCAATGTGCCGCTCTCTGCAGTTGCAAGCATCACCTTCGGCCGTGGCCCAACGACTATCCAGCGCTATGACCGCCAGCGCCGGATTGCGCTGGAGGCAAACTTGAAAGGTATTGCACTGGGTGCGGCGTTGGACAAGATTCATGCGCTTGCGGCCATGAAAGAAATGCCTGCGAACGTTACAATACAGCAGTCAGGTGATGCCGAAATGATGGAAGAATTATTCGCTAGTTTTGGACTGGCGATTGGCACAGGCCTTCTTATGGTCTATGCGATCCAGGTGCTTCTTTACAAAGATTGGATACAGCCATTTACGCGCATGGCCGCATTGCCGCTTTCCATTAGCGGCGCGTTTGTTCTTTTGTTCATAACCGGCACGGATTTTTCGATGCCTGTCCTGATTGGCATGCTCATGCTGATGGGTATTGCCGACAAAAATTCCATCCTGTTGGTGGATTGTATGCTCGAATTGATGAAAAAAGATCATCCCAGACGAGATGCAATCGTTGAAGCCTGCATGATGCGTGTCCGGCCAATACTCATGACCTCGTTTGCAATGTGCGCCGGAATGCTGCCGATAGCGCTACAACTAGGTCTGGACACGGCTTTCCGCACGCCGATGGCTATTGTGGTGATTGGCGGTTTGATATCATCCACGGTGCTGAGTCTTGTCTTCGTGCCTGTAATGTTTAGTTATGTGCGAGATTTTGAAAATTGGCTGCGACCTAAGGCAAAGATAGTTGTTTCACCAACCAACAACGCAGCCGACTCCATATCGGAGAGGCGTCTTGCATGA
- a CDS encoding helix-turn-helix transcriptional regulator, with protein sequence MSVSLSAVSAFDPDLTDRPAVARQLDFADHEAEVPRHAHRKGQLILALHGAVTCTADNEIWIVPPNCGVWIPGGVPHSARATENARLNYLFVEPGAATLPEECCTLSVSPMVQEIIDRLAREGADYPPDSHAARLARVVLDELVEMPRERFNLPISNDPKIRAIADALAAKPSERGTLGDWAKRVAMSERSLARLMVRETGLTFGRWRQQLRLVVALRELASGASVQNVAAELGYESVNAFITMFKNALGSTPAQYFSQRRAMPQMLPKEDGVTG encoded by the coding sequence ATGTCCGTCTCACTCTCGGCTGTCTCTGCCTTCGACCCCGATCTGACGGATCGGCCGGCGGTCGCCCGACAACTCGATTTTGCGGATCACGAGGCGGAGGTGCCGAGGCACGCGCATCGCAAGGGGCAGTTGATCCTCGCACTACATGGAGCGGTCACCTGCACCGCTGACAACGAAATCTGGATCGTTCCGCCCAATTGTGGAGTCTGGATACCGGGCGGAGTGCCGCATAGCGCCCGGGCGACCGAAAACGCTCGGCTCAACTATCTTTTCGTGGAGCCAGGGGCGGCAACCCTGCCTGAGGAGTGTTGCACGCTGTCCGTCTCCCCGATGGTTCAAGAAATCATCGACCGATTGGCCCGGGAAGGGGCGGACTACCCGCCGGACAGCCACGCCGCCCGATTGGCAAGGGTGGTCCTCGACGAGTTGGTTGAGATGCCGCGTGAAAGATTCAACCTCCCCATCTCGAACGATCCGAAAATCCGAGCGATAGCCGACGCCCTGGCGGCCAAACCGTCCGAGAGGGGGACATTGGGAGATTGGGCGAAGCGTGTCGCCATGAGCGAAAGGTCGCTCGCCCGCTTGATGGTCCGGGAGACGGGCTTGACGTTCGGGCGCTGGCGGCAGCAGTTGCGCCTTGTCGTCGCGCTTCGGGAACTGGCCAGCGGTGCGTCGGTGCAGAATGTGGCGGCCGAGTTGGGCTACGAGTCGGTCAACGCCTTTATCACCATGTTTAAGAATGCTCTTGGGAGCACGCCGGCACAATATTTTTCGCAACGCCGGGCAATGCCGCAAATGCTTCCCAAAGAGGATGGAGTCACAGGATGA
- a CDS encoding FUSC family protein, with the protein MQADADALFFSVKSFAAAMLAYYLSLRIGLPKPYWAILTVYLVSQPSAGASLGRGVYRLAGTLAGAVATVAIVPNFVNNPIICSVAIAGWIGLCLYFALLDRTPRAYAFVLAGYTASLIGFPSVFNPGAVFETASVRVQEISLGILCTILMHRFVLPKRMTGQFLGKLSATLRDARRLAGEALLGGSRQQVHHACKKLAVDLLGLQGLATHLPYDPASAKPRAKDRRLLHARLARLLLLAPGIEDRVRALQSGDHAAPDELAALLREIERWIGDGDKIEKDGLAIQLIDRARSLRTRIAANATTPDERLAANLVRHLAEMLGLLHDCDRLERNITRGGRSRGAAAYQWPGRVSGYVYHRDHWKAARAALGATVGIVVGCLVWIWSAWPDGAMAVSVLGVCCSLYGTVDEPAPHVVQYTVGTVYGVAMSLAYSFLILPRVTDFPVLVAVLAPAFLFAGSLQARFPTMNMGFGITLTIPILAGLGTTYTGNFAGSLNTIIALFASLAFGLVSMTLLQTVPVDAAINRLLRPSRKDVSRHALGKGNTAAHWTNLMVDRMALLLPRMRLSKNSYSDALDDPLHHLRVGYAVGQLRRAVRHVGGDIGETARELFSAIAAHFDTKGRTKPVEPIELARRIEMLLALIVDSSIQDRSQLLDLLIDLQFAIAPSGISKEADSL; encoded by the coding sequence TTGCAAGCGGACGCGGACGCGTTGTTCTTCTCGGTGAAAAGTTTCGCCGCAGCGATGCTGGCCTACTACCTTTCGCTACGCATCGGGCTTCCCAAGCCTTATTGGGCCATCCTCACCGTCTATCTCGTCTCGCAGCCCTCAGCCGGCGCGTCGCTCGGTCGCGGCGTCTATCGTCTCGCCGGGACGCTGGCTGGTGCCGTGGCAACGGTGGCGATCGTCCCGAATTTTGTGAACAACCCGATCATATGCAGTGTGGCCATCGCGGGCTGGATCGGTCTGTGCCTCTACTTCGCGCTGCTCGACCGCACACCGCGAGCCTATGCCTTCGTTCTCGCCGGCTACACCGCGAGCCTGATCGGCTTTCCCAGCGTATTCAACCCTGGTGCGGTCTTTGAGACGGCGTCGGTGCGGGTCCAGGAAATCTCGCTCGGAATCCTTTGCACCATCCTCATGCATCGTTTCGTCCTGCCAAAGCGCATGACGGGCCAGTTCCTCGGTAAACTCTCGGCGACGTTGCGGGATGCGCGACGGCTGGCAGGCGAAGCGCTTCTCGGAGGATCGAGACAACAGGTCCATCACGCATGCAAGAAGCTCGCAGTGGACCTGCTTGGCCTTCAGGGGCTCGCGACACACCTGCCGTATGATCCGGCATCTGCGAAACCCCGCGCCAAGGACCGGCGGTTGCTCCATGCCCGGCTTGCGCGACTGCTTCTGCTCGCTCCGGGGATCGAGGACCGGGTCAGGGCCCTCCAAAGTGGAGACCACGCCGCGCCCGACGAACTGGCCGCATTGCTGCGTGAGATTGAGCGGTGGATCGGGGACGGCGATAAGATCGAAAAAGACGGTCTTGCCATACAACTGATCGACCGCGCACGATCGCTCCGGACACGTATCGCCGCGAACGCCACAACGCCTGACGAGAGGCTCGCCGCCAACCTTGTTCGCCACCTCGCCGAGATGCTCGGACTGCTTCACGACTGCGATCGGCTCGAACGAAACATCACGCGTGGCGGTCGATCGCGCGGTGCTGCCGCGTACCAATGGCCGGGCCGCGTGAGCGGTTATGTCTATCACCGTGACCACTGGAAGGCCGCCCGGGCCGCGCTGGGTGCCACTGTCGGCATCGTGGTCGGCTGTCTCGTCTGGATATGGTCGGCCTGGCCGGACGGCGCAATGGCCGTCTCGGTCCTCGGCGTGTGCTGCTCCTTGTACGGAACTGTCGACGAACCGGCACCACACGTCGTCCAATATACGGTCGGCACCGTCTACGGCGTGGCGATGAGCCTTGCCTACAGTTTCCTTATTCTGCCCCGCGTGACGGACTTCCCCGTGTTGGTCGCGGTGCTCGCGCCGGCATTCCTGTTCGCGGGTTCCCTCCAGGCGCGTTTCCCGACGATGAACATGGGGTTCGGCATCACGCTCACGATTCCGATCCTTGCGGGGCTGGGCACCACCTACACCGGCAACTTCGCCGGGTCTCTCAACACCATCATCGCACTGTTCGCCTCACTTGCATTCGGCTTGGTGAGCATGACCCTGCTGCAAACCGTGCCGGTCGACGCGGCGATCAATCGATTGCTTCGGCCAAGCCGGAAGGATGTCAGTCGGCACGCCCTCGGCAAGGGAAATACTGCAGCGCACTGGACAAACCTTATGGTCGATCGGATGGCGCTGCTGCTCCCAAGGATGCGGTTGTCCAAGAATTCTTATTCGGACGCGCTCGATGATCCGTTGCACCATCTCCGCGTCGGCTACGCTGTTGGTCAACTCCGTCGTGCGGTCCGTCACGTCGGCGGCGACATCGGCGAGACGGCGCGCGAGCTTTTTTCGGCGATCGCCGCACACTTCGACACCAAGGGCCGGACGAAACCTGTCGAGCCCATTGAACTGGCCCGGCGCATCGAAATGCTGCTGGCGCTCATTGTCGACAGTTCCATCCAGGACCGCTCGCAGTTGCTCGACCTGCTCATCGATCTTCAGTTCGCCATTGCTCCGAGTGGCATCTCAAAGGAGGCAGACAGTTTATGA
- a CDS encoding HlyD family secretion protein, producing MKYALSLLGRYTLTLCLVVITSLVALQAWERYDTKPWTRDGRVSAHVVQVGPEVSGTVSTVPVIDNQYVHRGDILYVIDPERFRLAVASAKADVDAKRQDMIVLEAAARRRSQIPGVITPEQIQQATGAAAVAAATYQGALAALDLAKLNLTRATIRSPVDGYVTNLNLRPGDYATAGVTKIAVLDAASFWITGYFEETKVRQIHSGSAVQIMLMGFDQPVTGHVESIGRGIENSNETPGHLGLPNVEATFSWVRLAQRIPVHIHIDQVPPGIELAAGMTATVEINHASAASEQKTETMVARLTSLWTDFIRSPMGQPH from the coding sequence ATGAAGTATGCGTTATCACTGCTCGGCCGCTACACCCTGACGCTTTGCCTTGTCGTAATCACCTCTCTCGTTGCTCTGCAAGCATGGGAGCGATACGATACGAAGCCCTGGACCCGCGACGGTCGAGTGAGCGCACACGTCGTACAGGTCGGGCCGGAAGTCTCCGGTACAGTCAGCACCGTGCCCGTTATCGACAATCAGTATGTCCATCGGGGCGACATTCTCTATGTGATCGACCCTGAACGGTTCCGGCTCGCCGTGGCGTCCGCAAAGGCCGATGTCGACGCCAAGCGTCAAGATATGATTGTCCTAGAAGCGGCCGCGCGGCGTCGCAGTCAGATCCCGGGGGTCATAACCCCGGAACAGATCCAGCAAGCGACTGGAGCGGCAGCTGTGGCCGCCGCCACCTATCAGGGTGCGTTGGCGGCTCTCGATCTCGCCAAGCTCAATCTCACCCGGGCCACCATCCGCTCTCCGGTCGATGGCTATGTCACCAATCTGAATCTGCGTCCCGGCGACTACGCGACAGCCGGCGTGACGAAAATCGCTGTTCTCGACGCGGCCAGCTTTTGGATCACCGGGTACTTCGAAGAGACGAAGGTCCGGCAAATCCACAGTGGCAGCGCGGTGCAGATCATGCTGATGGGTTTTGATCAACCTGTAACAGGTCATGTCGAAAGCATTGGACGCGGCATCGAAAATAGCAATGAGACGCCCGGCCATCTTGGCCTACCAAACGTGGAAGCAACATTTAGTTGGGTGCGACTTGCCCAGCGTATCCCGGTCCATATCCATATCGACCAGGTGCCGCCAGGAATCGAACTGGCGGCAGGCATGACGGCGACCGTCGAAATCAATCACGCCAGTGCAGCGTCCGAGCAAAAGACGGAAACGATGGTGGCCCGATTAACCAGTCTCTGGACTGATTTCATTCGTTCGCCCATGGGGCAACCTCATTAA
- a CDS encoding DUF1656 domain-containing protein, which yields MIVDLNIGGVFIPGLLVLAIIALVATVVVIRLLNFAGICRVFAYRPIVELATLAIIYALLLQHLPYTGGSF from the coding sequence ATGATTGTCGATCTCAACATCGGAGGGGTCTTCATCCCCGGTCTGCTGGTGCTCGCGATCATCGCGCTTGTCGCCACTGTCGTGGTGATTCGCCTCCTCAACTTCGCAGGCATCTGCCGCGTATTCGCATACCGGCCGATCGTCGAACTCGCCACATTAGCCATCATCTATGCTCTTCTCTTGCAGCATCTACCATACACTGGAGGATCATTCTAA